A region of the Nitrospirota bacterium genome:
CCCCGATGAAGGCATCAATTTCGAGGAGCTCGAGAAGGAGCTCATCAAGAAGGCGATGCTCAAGGCAAATAATGTGGCGGCCAAAGCAGCGCGGCTGCTCGGCATGACCTACAAGACCTTCTGGTACCGCCTCGAGAAGTTCGGCATCCAGGCCGCCTCCCCAAAAGAGGATAGTTTGCCCGAAAAAAGGAACTGAGTCATCTTATTTCCCTCCCGGTCTTTTACGCACCACTCCCCTTTTACGCCGTCTTTCCCTCTCCGTACTGCCTTATACGGCGGCTCGGCCGATCCTCTTCCGGCATTGGCACAAAAGTTGCTATGCTGGTGGATGCCAAAAATGACACGTGCCGAAGATTGGGAAAGTGAAAAGGAGGTGATTCAGGGATGAGGAAGGTTATCGCATTGGTTGTCGCACTGCTCTTCGCGCTCTCGCTCTCGACCGTCGTGTTCGCAGCCGAGAAGGCAGCTGACAAAGCTGCTCCGAAGATGGAGGAGAAGAAGGCCGACGGAAAGGCTGACGACAAGGCAGCCGACAAGAAGGCTGAGAAGAAGACCAAGAAGGCAAAGAAGGAAGAGAAGAAGGAAGAAGTGAAGAAAGAGGAAAAGAAGGAAGAGAAGAAGGCTGAAAAGAAATAATCTATTCCTTGTTCCTTGTACATGAGGGCAGGCGGTTGTCATCGTCTGCCCTCATGTATTACCATATCGATAAAATCCAAACCGTAAGGGGGCCTTAATGAAGAGAGCTCTTGTGCTTGTCGTTGTGACGCTCTTCGTGATTGCCGTAGCCGGACTCGTCTCTGCCGCGGAAAAGGCGAGGGTAAAACAGATCACTGGCGAGGTCGTCACTGTTGACGCAGCTGCCAAAACATTGACCGTGAAGGGGAAGAAGGCCGAGGCGGTCGTCACTACCGACGATAAGACCGTCGTCAAGCTCGGAAAAGAGAAGAAGTCCCTCTCCGACGTGAAGATCGGGGATACCGTAATGGTAAAGTATACCGAAGCGGGAGGCAAGGCTGTTGCGAAGAGCATCGAGATCAAACCGGCAAAGGCCGCTGCAAAGGCCGGCAAGAAAGCAGCCGAACCGGCGAAGCCTGCTGAAGCGGCAAAGCCGGCGCCCAAACCTGCAGAGCCGGCGAAGCCCGCAGCAAAGCCGAAATCCGGCGGCTACTAAGCCGGTCCGGACCGCGAGTAACGGAAGGGGCTCCGGTGAGCCCCTTTTTTTTGACCTTTTCCCTGTTGCTGCGATACAATAGAAAACTTTTTTATCGAATTCAACTGCGCATAATTCGTTTGGAGGCACAGAGTAATGATTACCGTCCAGCTTGCTGATCGTCTCAAGAGTCTGCCGCCCTACCTGTTTGCATCGATCGACAGGATGAAACAGGAGGCGCTCGCAAAGGGAGTCGATCTGATCGACCTCAGCATCGGCGACCCCGATATCCCTACCCCCGCGCATATCGTAGAGGCCATGCAGAAGGCTGTCGAGAAGCCGGCGCACCACCGCTATCCCTCTTATGAGGGAATGCTCCCGTACCGCGAGGCGGTGGCAGCGTGGTACAAGGCGCGCTTCGGCGTCACCCTCGATCCCAGGACAGAGGTGCTCTCCCTTATCGGCTCGAAAGAGGGGATCGGGCATATCCCGCTCGCCTTCGTGAATCCCGGCGATGTGGTGCTGGTCCCTTCTCCGGGGTATCCGGTATACCCTGTGGGGACGTTATTTGCAGGGGGCGAGCCGTACCTCATGCCGCTCAGGGAGGAGAGGGGCTTCCTTCCCGACTTTACGGCCATCCCTGAAGAGATCCTGAAGCGGGCCAAACTGATGTTCCTCAACTATCCGAACAACCCGACGGCTGCGGTTGCGTCAGCGGCGTTCTTCAAGGAGGCGATCGCCCTCGCCGCAAAGTACGACATCATCATCTGCCACGATGCCGCCTACTCGGAAATGTATTATGATGGGCAGAAGCCGATGAGCTTTCTCGAAGTCGATGGTGCAAAAGAGGTGGGCATAGAGTTCCATTCGCTCTCGAAGACCTATAACATGACCGGCTGGAGGGTCGGCTTCGCTGTCGGCAACCGCGACGTGATCGCCGGGCTCGGCAAGGTCAAGAGCAATCTCGATTCCGGCATCTTCCAGGCTGTCCAGGAGGCAGGGATCGCAGCCCTCTGGACCGATGAGCGGACCCTCGATGAGAACAGGGCTGCTTACCAGAAGCGGCGCGATGTGTTGTACGAGGGGCTGCGGGGCTTGGGAATGGAGGCCGCGAGGCCGGCGGCGACGTTCTACTTCTGGGCAAAGGTGCCTTCGGGCTTTGACTCGACCGCGTTTGTCACGCATCTGCTGAACAAGGCCGGCGTTCTCGGCACCCCGGGAGTGGGATTCGGCGCACCGGGAGAAGGGTACATACGGTTTGCCCTCACCCAGGGCGTCGAGCGGATCCGGGAAGCGGTGGAAAGGATAAAAGGCGCGTTATAGCGTCTATCGTGTTTATAGCGTTTATAGCGTTCAGCGTTACAGCGTTTGTCGCGTCGGGCAGTTTATACGCTATAACGCGATAGACGCTATAAACGCGATGAACGCGATGAACGCTATAACGTATATCGGCATCGGCTCGAATCTCGGCGACAGGCGCGCCAACTGCTTGAGAGCGGTAGCGCTGCTC
Encoded here:
- a CDS encoding LL-diaminopimelate aminotransferase, whose product is MITVQLADRLKSLPPYLFASIDRMKQEALAKGVDLIDLSIGDPDIPTPAHIVEAMQKAVEKPAHHRYPSYEGMLPYREAVAAWYKARFGVTLDPRTEVLSLIGSKEGIGHIPLAFVNPGDVVLVPSPGYPVYPVGTLFAGGEPYLMPLREERGFLPDFTAIPEEILKRAKLMFLNYPNNPTAAVASAAFFKEAIALAAKYDIIICHDAAYSEMYYDGQKPMSFLEVDGAKEVGIEFHSLSKTYNMTGWRVGFAVGNRDVIAGLGKVKSNLDSGIFQAVQEAGIAALWTDERTLDENRAAYQKRRDVLYEGLRGLGMEAARPAATFYFWAKVPSGFDSTAFVTHLLNKAGVLGTPGVGFGAPGEGYIRFALTQGVERIREAVERIKGAL